DNA sequence from the Desulfosporosinus sp. Sb-LF genome:
AATAGAGCAAGAGCAAGACTTAAAAGAAAAAGAGCGCCGATCTTTGGGTGAGATTAGTGAAGCCCAAGAAAAAGAATGGGTTCAGAGAGAAGAGCTGGCCCGAGTCGCAGAAGAAGAGAGATCAAGGTTAAAAGAACAGTGGAATAAACTTACAGAACTTCTCCAAATAAAGAAACTAGAACTACAGAAACATAAAAATCTTACTGATCAATCCAGAGCAAGGCTGCATGCTTTACAGTCCTTGGAAGATTCCTTGGAAGGATATCAACGCGGGGTACGCGAGGTGATGCTCGCGAAGAAGAAAGGAACGCGTGATTGTCTGCGCCTTTGTGGGACGGTTGCTGATCTGATTTCTGTCAGTGAAAACTATGAACTAGCCATTGAAACAGCACTGGGAGCTGGGATGCAAAATGTTATTGCAGAGAATGAGCAGGCGGCCAAAAATGCAATTGCTTACTTAAAATCTCATCAATGTGGACGGGTAACCTTTCTTCCCCTCGATGTAATTCAAGGGAGCCGTATGTCAGTGAGCCATGCTGTGGAAAAGGATGCTGGCTACATCGGGATCGCAGTCGACCTAGTGACACATGATGAACGATATCGCCCGGCAATGGAGTTCCTGCTTGGGCGAATTGTGGTCGTTTCGGATATGGAAGCTGCGACTAGAATTGCTAAGGTAGCTGGGTATAGACTGCGCATTGTAACCCTTGAAGGGGATCAAGTTCATCCCGGAGGATCGCTGAGCGGTGGGAGTGTTCAACGCAAGGGAGGAAATTTGCTGGCCCGTTCCCGTGATATTGATACCCTTCGTGTCGCATTGGTCAACTTAGAAAAGGACTTAACGGAAAAAGAACAGGAATCCCTGGAGTTTGATACACGCCAACGAAAGATTCAAGAAAGCATTGAGCACTTAGGCTTAAAGCAACGGGAAGCCAAAGAGCATCAAGTGATGCTTAGAGCCACTCACGAGAATGTTTTAAATCAAATTAGACGACTAGAGAACGATTTGCTGGGGTTAGGTCTTCGACACCAAGAAACTGTGGCGAAAAGGAACGAACAATCTCTTCACTTAAACGGCTTTATTGAACGTATGGAAATCGCAGAAAAAACGTCGGTTGATTTAAGAGCGGAGTTCAATCAGCGGGAGCAAGAAGCCAAAATTGCTGCTGGAGAGATTGAATCGAAGAGAGAACGACTGACCCAAGAAAAAGTGAGCTTTGCTAAATGGGAGCAAGAATTAACTCAATGCACGGAGCAACTGGAAATAGAACGTGCGGTGATTTTAGAGAACGAGTCCAATCTTAAACAAAAGAAACTGGAACGGGACAGTGTTCAACGTGCCCGTCAGACAGTCGAAGAGGAACAAGGAGCCTTGAGCTTGCAGTTAGAGCAGCAATCCCTTGTTCAAGAAGCACAACAATATGTCCTGATGCAACTTAGACAAGACCGAGAGGGTTTATCTAAGCGCGTCCTTGAACTGGAGCAGGAGATATCTTCTATGCGCCAAGGAGCGTATGCGCTCGAGCAACGTCTTCATGCCAATGATGTTCGTGTTGTCCGTTGGGAAACCGAGCGAGAAAATTGTATAACTCGTTTAGCTGAGGAATTTTTTCTATCATGGGAAGAGGCTATGTTATATCAAGGTGAGGAAGAAAAATCTGTCTTGTTACGAAGGCTTCAAGACCTTAAACAGCAAATCGAACAATTAGGTCCAATCAACCAAGCGGCTATCGAAGCATATCCCATAATGCTCAAACGGCAGGAATTCATGTTGACACAGAAGAAGGATTTGGTAGAAGCCAATCAGACTTTGCGCCAATTGATTTCCGAACTTAACAAGACCATGAGTGAACGATTTTTAGAGAGTTTCAATGCAGTAAATGCAGCTTTTCAAGAGGTGTTTAAGGAACTCTTTCATGGTGGAAGTGCAGAGCTTCGCATGGTAGATCCAGAACATTTGTTGGAAACTGGCGTCGAGATTATTGCTCAGCCACCGGGCAAAAGGCCTCAACTTCTTTCCCTGCTGTCTGGAGGAGAACGAGCCTTAACGGCTATTGCCCTCTTGTTTGCCCTCCTGCGGGTCAAACCGAGCCCGTTTTGTATCCTAGATGAGATTGAAGCATCCCTAGATGATGCTAATGTTCAGCGATTTGCACAATATATTCATCGTTTATCTCATTCAACTCAGTTCGTGGTGATTTCTCATCGTAAAGGTACTATGGAGTCAGCCAATGTATTATACGGAATTACTATGGAGGAATCTGGAGTTTCTAAATTACTTTCCGTTCAGCTGGAGGAACGTAGAGATACGCCCCATACGGCTTAATGTGCTCCCTTTGAAGAGTTCATGTCGTCAAAGAATTTGAGAGCACCCATGAATTATGTTAAAATAACGACAATAGTCTACCTGAGAGGAAGGAATAATTTTGGCAGGATTTTTTGCGCAGCTTAAAGCGGGGCTAACGAAAACACGACAGAACTTTGTGGAAAAGATTGAACAGGTTTTCACTGGCCGCAAAAAGATTGACGAAGAGTTATATGAAGAATTAGAAGAGGTCTTGATTCGTTCAGATGTTGGTGTCAATACATCCTTCGAACTAGTTGAACGTTTACGTAAAGAAGTTAAACAACGCAAACTTTCGGATCCTAGTGAGCTTACTCAGGTATTACAAGAATTGATTGCGGAATTATTGGGAGAGGAAGAACCGCTTAACTTTGCAAAGCAAGGCCCAAGCATTATTCTGGTAGTTGGAGTTAACGGGGTTGGTAAGACAACGACGATCGGTAAGCTAGCTAACCGTTTAAAAAAAGATGGAAAACGAGTTATGATGGCAGCCGGAGATACATTTCGGGCTGCGGCTATTGATCAACTGGAGGTTTGGGGAGAACGATGTGGGGTCGAGGTGATTAAACAGCGGGAAGGGGCAGACCCTGCAGCGGTTGCATATGATGCAGTACAAGCGGCAAAGTCTCGTAATATAGACGTTGTTCTTGTGGACACCGCTGGTCGCCTTCATAATAAAGTAAACTTAATGGAAGAATTGCGTAAGGTTAAGCGGGTAATTGAACGTGAAATTCCAGGGGCTC
Encoded proteins:
- the smc gene encoding chromosome segregation protein SMC; the protein is MAKPEDFPVFLKGIHIQGFKSFADRVKLDLGQGLSVIVGPNGSGKSNVADAVRWVLGEQSAKSLRGAKMEDVIFAGSTQRRPVGMAEVSLVFDNATGIFPLDFREVTITRRVYRDGDGQYLINKAPCRLKDIQELFMDTGAGKEGFSIIGQGRVEEILTLKSEERRSLIEEAAGIIKYRFRKREALKRLDDTVSNLQRLEDILQEIERQLTPLAAQAQVAEQSLALSAEHKRLEIQWVVQDISEIMNKLSTATNDSETLQSSLVEAQATLGLKESQAMEDKIGLKKSEDDIQRKQGEAFQAEQALNALKHDRSLRIERFGYFDEQITRLSQEILEDEGKLKRLLERIKTLEAKQAVLKHTVVESQNRVKEQEQKLSIVRENNRIEDIERLKTDLFQALSEQADCSNKLTGMRHTIASLEQQLLQIEQEQDLKEKERRSLGEISEAQEKEWVQREELARVAEEERSRLKEQWNKLTELLQIKKLELQKHKNLTDQSRARLHALQSLEDSLEGYQRGVREVMLAKKKGTRDCLRLCGTVADLISVSENYELAIETALGAGMQNVIAENEQAAKNAIAYLKSHQCGRVTFLPLDVIQGSRMSVSHAVEKDAGYIGIAVDLVTHDERYRPAMEFLLGRIVVVSDMEAATRIAKVAGYRLRIVTLEGDQVHPGGSLSGGSVQRKGGNLLARSRDIDTLRVALVNLEKDLTEKEQESLEFDTRQRKIQESIEHLGLKQREAKEHQVMLRATHENVLNQIRRLENDLLGLGLRHQETVAKRNEQSLHLNGFIERMEIAEKTSVDLRAEFNQREQEAKIAAGEIESKRERLTQEKVSFAKWEQELTQCTEQLEIERAVILENESNLKQKKLERDSVQRARQTVEEEQGALSLQLEQQSLVQEAQQYVLMQLRQDREGLSKRVLELEQEISSMRQGAYALEQRLHANDVRVVRWETERENCITRLAEEFFLSWEEAMLYQGEEEKSVLLRRLQDLKQQIEQLGPINQAAIEAYPIMLKRQEFMLTQKKDLVEANQTLRQLISELNKTMSERFLESFNAVNAAFQEVFKELFHGGSAELRMVDPEHLLETGVEIIAQPPGKRPQLLSLLSGGERALTAIALLFALLRVKPSPFCILDEIEASLDDANVQRFAQYIHRLSHSTQFVVISHRKGTMESANVLYGITMEESGVSKLLSVQLEERRDTPHTA
- the ftsY gene encoding signal recognition particle-docking protein FtsY; amino-acid sequence: MAGFFAQLKAGLTKTRQNFVEKIEQVFTGRKKIDEELYEELEEVLIRSDVGVNTSFELVERLRKEVKQRKLSDPSELTQVLQELIAELLGEEEPLNFAKQGPSIILVVGVNGVGKTTTIGKLANRLKKDGKRVMMAAGDTFRAAAIDQLEVWGERCGVEVIKQREGADPAAVAYDAVQAAKSRNIDVVLVDTAGRLHNKVNLMEELRKVKRVIEREIPGAPQEVLLVLDATTGQNALQQAKLFQEVAGVTGIALTKLDGTAKGGVVLGIQGETRIPVKWIGIGEGMEDLRPFVPKDFAEALFGRPDEEGEF